In the genome of Sulfurimonas autotrophica DSM 16294, the window TACGGCTTTAGCGATGTTGCAGAGGGCACAATGAGCAGTGAAAGTGAAAATGAATTTTTAAGTGTGGATGCCGTATTTGAAAACAATGAACTCCACACCAGGTTTACACTTTTTGAAAAAAATGATGATGGCAACTATACAAAGCATCAGGATACAATCGTGCAGTATTTTCATAAAATACAAACATTTCAAAACCTTTCAGGTCTCAAGCTTGTAGAAAAACAGACTTTTTCACTCTATGACACTGAAGATAAGACACTTTTAATCTTTAAAAGACGATAATTGAAGTATATAAACACAGGAGAAAAAATGAGTAAACATAAAACAAAACTTTCAAAAATATTTGAACATCCAATGTCTGGAAATATTGACAGCAAAAAGCTTCTTTCAGCGTTAGAGCATTATGGTGCAAAAATTGATTTAAACAAAGAACATCGTGCAATTATTCACCTTAATGGGAAAGAACATTCAATGACACTTTCACACAGACCGGAATTATCCAAAGATGCTATTGTAAAACTTCGTCACTTTTTAGAGAGTGTCGGTCTTACTCCAGACAAGCTATAATATTAAAATACTATAGCTTCATAAACATAAAGCGTTGCATCTTTGCAATGCTCGGGTGCAATACCCGCTTTTTCCACACAACAACTTCTGACAAACTGTTCTTTATCCCATCCCATATCTGTTGCTACCTGTGGTAAATATGTGCCGTTTGTTGAACCGTATTCAACATATATACCATGTTTGCCGACAACCACATCATCAATAGAATTTACTTTTTTTCTCGGCGTAAGCACTGAAATTTCAATTTCTATATTGTCAAGTTCTTCTTTTGTTACAGGATTAAAACGTGTATCATACCGTGAAGCGGATATGGCCATATCTATAATGACTTTGTACAGAGGCTCATCAGGTTCAAATCGACCTATGCAGCCTCTTAGCATGCCGTTTTCTTTGAGTGTGACAAAGGCACCGAGATGGAGTTTGAATTTATCAGGCAGTTTGCTCTCATCAAGTGCTATTTTTTGATTATTTATAACAGCTTCATAAAGTGCCGTTTTTGCTATCTCTTTTAAAGCTTTTTTTTCTTCATCCGTGAGGTAAAATTCATCTGTATTCATAATAATACTCCTTTAAAAGGAATATCTTACACTATTTTTTCTTAGAAATTGAATAAACTGTTCGTTTGGTAGAGGTTTAGAACAATAATAGCCCTGTAGATAGGTACATTTTTTTTCTTTTAAAAATAGATATTGTTCCTGCGTTTCAACGCCTTCGGCAACTACCTCAAAATTAAAAGTTTGCGCAATCATTAAAATGGCACTGATTAACTCTTTATCATCTACATCATTTTGAATATCCATGACAAAGGATTTGTCAATTTTGAGTGTTGTAAATGGAAGTTTTTTAAGATATGACAAAGAAGAGTATCCTGTGCCAAAATCATCTATTGAAATACTGACTCCCAAATCTCGCAATTTTTGCATTCTTGTACTGACAGTTTTAAGGTTTTCAACTAGTGCCGATTCAACTAATTCCAGTTCTAAACAGCTAGGTTTTATATTTGTCTTTTTTATAATTGAATCTACATCATGTAAAAAATTTGAATTTTCAAACTGGTGCGCGCTGATATTTACGGCTATTTTTTGAAGTTCTATAACGCCTGTAAACTCTTTTTGCCATGCAACAAATTGTTTTAGTGCTGTTTGTAAAACCCATTTACCTATTTCTAAAATCAATCCGCTTTCTTCTGCAATAGGTATAAATTCATCTGGATAAACATCATTGAATTTCGGTGTATTCCATCGCAGCAGTGCCTCAGCACCTATGACTTTTGACGTAGCGAAATCTATAATAGGCTGATAGTGAAGTTCTAGTTCTTGATTTTTTACAGCATCTCTGAGGCCGTTTTCTATAGCCATTCGTCTGCTTATCCATTCATCCATCTTGTGTTGATAAAATTTTGTGGTATTTCTGCCTGCTTTTTTAGCCTCATACATAGCAATGTCGGCATATTTTAAAATATCATCCGGACTTTGTGATCCATTTCCTATAAAAGCAATCCCCAGACTTGCCGATACATTGAGTGTGAGATCATTTATCTTAAAACTTTTAGATAAAATATTGTGTATTTTTTCTGCGATGCGTTCCGCATTTGTAGCTGCAAATTGCATTTCATTGGCTAAATCCGGTAATAAAATAACGAATTCATCTCCGCCGATTCTTGCTATGGTGTCTTCAACTCTAATGACATCTTTTAATCTATGGGCAGTTTGGATAAGAAGTTCATCACCTACAGCATGTCCAAGTGAATCATTGATATTTTTAAAATGATCCAAATCTAAAAAAATAACACCAAAAATAATATTATGCCGTTTATAACGAATGATCTCTTGTTCTATTTTTTCCAATAGTAAAGAACGATTTGCAATATCTGTTAAGGTGTCATGTTTTGCCTGATGTTCAAACTGGAGCTGTGTT includes:
- a CDS encoding sensor domain-containing protein → MNLYGTQLIDNAYNNLKISSSGAFINATVLVGIFYNHVNNKELLVWYFLISSVSLLRFFSYKLYKKNNHKFSIQRWKQIFYGGLIVSSILFGLTPFLFFVQQSPLHQAALIIIISGLSAGGVSSLSSLIRAVQLFLVFILTPLIIKLLMQNTLLYNSIAFLVFLYLILMLYIAKEFYKNYLNILISKQMYKKTAAELSISENRFKTVFKQAPLGIFMYDTNMIIHEVNQEFMNFLEASQEFLISLDLHTLPDQRIFPSLQAPLDNIEGFYEGQYTTKFKQKNLWISMNTSPLKDINNNVIGGIGIVTDITHRIQTQLQFEHQAKHDTLTDIANRSLLLEKIEQEIIRYKRHNIIFGVIFLDLDHFKNINDSLGHAVGDELLIQTAHRLKDVIRVEDTIARIGGDEFVILLPDLANEMQFAATNAERIAEKIHNILSKSFKINDLTLNVSASLGIAFIGNGSQSPDDILKYADIAMYEAKKAGRNTTKFYQHKMDEWISRRMAIENGLRDAVKNQELELHYQPIIDFATSKVIGAEALLRWNTPKFNDVYPDEFIPIAEESGLILEIGKWVLQTALKQFVAWQKEFTGVIELQKIAVNISAHQFENSNFLHDVDSIIKKTNIKPSCLELELVESALVENLKTVSTRMQKLRDLGVSISIDDFGTGYSSLSYLKKLPFTTLKIDKSFVMDIQNDVDDKELISAILMIAQTFNFEVVAEGVETQEQYLFLKEKKCTYLQGYYCSKPLPNEQFIQFLRKNSVRYSF
- the amrA gene encoding AmmeMemoRadiSam system protein A — its product is MNTDEFYLTDEEKKALKEIAKTALYEAVINNQKIALDESKLPDKFKLHLGAFVTLKENGMLRGCIGRFEPDEPLYKVIIDMAISASRYDTRFNPVTKEELDNIEIEISVLTPRKKVNSIDDVVVGKHGIYVEYGSTNGTYLPQVATDMGWDKEQFVRSCCVEKAGIAPEHCKDATLYVYEAIVF